The Nymphaea colorata isolate Beijing-Zhang1983 chromosome 5, ASM883128v2, whole genome shotgun sequence DNA segment ttttctttttccttaaagTGTTTACaactttacaattttttcttttgcatgccATCTGATTCTCGAACAATTTTgatcctaatatatatatatatatatatatcattcacACCGAACTGCATAAAATCCCTGGTTTCCTTTAATTGATCACTCTCTTGCTTCAATCTCCTGGCCTTTTTCAAGTTGCTACTAATTGAATAATCGGCTCCGAGGACCCGCCTCAGTGCTCAGCTGCTAGAATGATCATAACACCTCTaagcataaaaagaaagatgaaacagcCCTTCTATGATGAGGACAAAATGGGAAATGTGACACGACCACTATGAGGACACGATGAGAATGTGACAATTAAAAATCTATTGAAAAGAGACTGAAAATGCTATTGTGAAGGGCACATGGTGGCTTTTGAAGTTGTTGGCTACTAAATAGTCTGGTTGACCCCTTGCACCTAGTGTTCTACTTTCAAGTGTGTGCCATCTTCATAGAAGGCCGATCCAAATTAGCTGTTTAGGCTTTCCTTGGTGAAACTATCATGAAATCATTTGATCAAATGATCAATTTTTTGCAGTGAAAATGGAATGGCTTTGATGAGATAGCTACCGCAAAATGTTCCATGCACCTGTTGGCTCGATGTTCaataagaattttgaaaataaaataagcccgagttatatatatataaaaagagaaagagaagttGGTAAAAAGCAAACACCTAGGCCAGAGTTAAAACCAgaccctttgattttgatttttaaagtgttttttttttacaataagaTCTAAAAatgggttgatgcaaaacatatactaagttgatcatttgttagactcTAATGGTGTctttataatatgaaaaaatgaagtgCCCCCATGGCATGAATACAACTTCAATCAAAgcatattttatatcaaaatagtctttataaatatattaaaatgtttatattgtatttaaaatagttttgaacaaaaaatcaatgggtTTGGACTTTATGACCTAAGTGTtaggtttttaccaacttttatatatatatatatatatatatatatatatatatatatatatagagagagagagagagagagagagagagagagagagagagagtccacaATATGAAAGTAACAAGAAATAGCACGAACGAGAAAAGGTTAGAAAGAAGAGATCTAACACTACCCGCATGTCACATCCACATTTAAGTCAGCAACTTCAACATATCCAAAAGCTTAACGGCTTGTCTCatcaacaaaaaggaagaagaagataggAGAGGATAAACATGCAAAAAGGAAGTGCATGCATAGAGTAGGGGCGGAGGTAGGGTTAGGCAATTACCCAtacaaatatttatttttatattgacacctcataacagtttttttcatttacatgtagATGCCacttaaaagtttaaaacctTTTACTAGTTCCCttagtttaaaatttcaagCTCTCCCTCGCAACAAGCTACAATTTCTCCTCCCACCTTTCTTAACCAGGTTTAACCGACGCAAAAAAGTATACGCATGCCATGTTCGTTCCATAACGCTACAGTACTTTCTCATCTCACATCTCTTTTTTTCCAGAACCTAATTTAACCGACAGACGAAACCTCCCCAGGCATTTTTTTAGTTCTACCCGCTCTCTCTTCGTTTCCTTGCTCCATATTGTAATGCCGTACAATAGTTTAATAAGCCAAAGTGCAAGACCAATATCATTTCTGAAACTTCAATGCATCCTGCCGCTCATTTGTTTATAATATAAAAGGCATCGGCTTGCTCCTCCATTCTCTTTCACACTCAACAACCCAATCATTTGCCTGCAAGCCTCGTCACTTTCTTTCCTTACCccatattcttcttctccacaGCACATACTGCAGGAAACACTTAGCAGCCATGGGCGGCAACCCCCCTTGTGCTTCATGCAAGCTCCTCCGGCGACGCTGCGTGAAGGGCTGCATTTTTGCGCCCTTCTTTCCGGCCGATGATCCCGTCAAGTTTGCCAACGTCCACAAGGTATTCGGCGCCAGCAATGTAAGCAAAATGCTTCAGGTAAGTTAACCATGGAACCCATTACTCGCCTTTTATCGACTCTGTTTGATTCTGGCAGTAGAGTAAAAACCCCATCTACCCTTTGAAACGTAGTTTTTCCATGGCAGTCTTTGGATGCGTAagatgttgtattttgtttcttatcttttctcctttttggttttctcttttctgcaaGTAACGGGAAGAAATCATCAGTTGGGCTTAATTAAATGATGACCTTTTACACTTGTAGAGACGCCATGTTCCTTCCAGCTAGCTATCTTTTCTGATGTTCCTTCCTCAATGTATTGGCTGCAACTTGTAAGAGAGTTCATGGCCGTGATGCTTATGTAAATGCATCGTTTCAGGAGCTTCCTGTTCATCAGAGAGCAGATGCAGTGAGCAGCCTGGTGTATGAAGCAAATGCTAGAGTGAGGGATCCAGTTTACGGGTGCGTCGGAGCCATATCCTTGCTGCAGCAACAGGTTTCTCAGTTGCAGATGCAACTGGCCATGGCGCAGGCAGAGATAGTGGGCATCCAAATGCAGCAGGAGCCGGCCTGTTCGCTGCCGCTGCTAGAGGACACCAACCTGTTTCCCTTCGTCAACTATGGACCTACTGGCCATGAATACCCTGAACCATCTAAAAGGGAGTCAATGTgggcatgaaagaaaaaaaaggcccCTACCCTAAACAGTCGGAGTGGACCAGAAGAAAATAGGAAgagcaaggaagaagaaaagccaaTGGTCAAAGAAACAATACTGTTTTTTGAACGCTTCAGTAGTGTTGTAGGTTCACCGCTCCATGTAGTTGTTCACTTGTTCTTCCATCTCTGcataaaacatataaatatcCTCTCTCATTTCTCCATGAAGGAATTTTCCAGCTAGTATAATTATATTAGTAGATGCATTCACAACTCTAGACTGCAGCAAGCTAGGGCTGGAAGAAGCCTCCGTTTTCCAATGATGGCTTGAGTAAGAAATACGACTGAAACATCTTCTAGTTTACTTGGCAATGTTCTACTACAAGTCTAGTTGGAACGATCGAGGGACAAACTTTGAAaggggcatatatatatatataatgaatttttggaaatttaaaatgGTGattgcaaattttttaaaatctggcCAAAGATGGCCCTGCCCGCACCCCTTAGGGGCTTCGGCCTCATACCTGGATGGTGACTAGTGAAAAGTGAAATTAAGAAGTTGCTTGACAATGGCAATAGTAATAAATTGTTTTATCATAAATCTATTCCAAATATTGAGATAGACTCATGAAATGCTATAATAtcttgtttcataaatctgcttcAATCTTTAAGATATATTTGTGAAAC contains these protein-coding regions:
- the LOC116254649 gene encoding LOB domain-containing protein 12-like, translating into MGGNPPCASCKLLRRRCVKGCIFAPFFPADDPVKFANVHKVFGASNVSKMLQELPVHQRADAVSSLVYEANARVRDPVYGCVGAISLLQQQVSQLQMQLAMAQAEIVGIQMQQEPACSLPLLEDTNLFPFVNYGPTGHEYPEPSKRESMWA